GGCCCGTCTGGTTCGTGACCTCGGCGTCAGAGCTGCCGGGCAGCCAGCCGCGCTCGACCTGCTCGGAGCATCCGCTCAGTGCCACAGCTGCGACGGCCGCGATGCCTGCCCACTTCAGGGCCGGGCGCCGCGTCCGGCGGGGGGTTTCCGGGTGCAACGGGGGACCTCTCGCTCGCGTCCCGCGGTCCGCGGCACCCGGGAGGGCGTCACGCACCTGGGACCTTCGTCCTCGACCCGAGCAGCCTAGCGCGCGAACCGACCTGTCCGTCGCTCGTGGCGCGCGATGACGACGCCGTGTCAGCACCGTCACACTTCACCCGCACGGGTCGGTCGCGTGCTCGACCGCCGGTACACCTGTGCACGCGTACGCATGCCCCGGCCCGGTGATGGCCCGGCTACGGTGTCGCCGTGGACGAGGAGCAGCCGGCGGACCTCGGCGCGTCGCGTGCCCCGGGCACGGGTCCCGACGACGACCGCCCCGACGACCGCCCTCACGAGCGGACCGACCTCCGGTCGGCTCCCGCTCCCCGGCGCGTCGTGCTCGACGCAGGCGGCCGTGCTCCCCTGCTGCCGAGCGCACGGGCCGCGTTCGTCGAGGCCCTCGACCAGGGCTGGGCGGACCCGCGGCGGCTGCACGCGGAGGGCCGTCGCGCCCGCGCGTTGCTCGACGGGGCGCGCGAGGCGATCGCGGGTGCGCTCGGCGCGCGCACGCAGGACGTCGACCTGGCCCCGTCGCACACGGCCGCGCTGCACGCCGCGGTGCTGATGGTCGCGCGCGGCCGGCGGCGCGTGGGCGCCGACGTGGTGACGAGCGCCGTGGAGCGCGCCGCGGTGCTGCACGCGGCGGGCTTCGTGGCGCAGCGCGCGCAGGGCGAGCACCGCACGGTGCCGGTGGACCGCACGGGCGCCGTGGACCCCGACACGTTCGCCGCCGCTCTGCGGGCGCCCGGCGTGGCGCTCGCCGCCCTCCAGCACGCGAACGGCGAGGTCGGCACGCTCCAGCCCCTCGACGCCGTGCACGCGGCCGCCCGGGAGGCGGGCGTGCCGCTGCTCGTCGACGCGGGCGCGAGCGTGGGGCACGTGCCCACGGGCTCGTCGTGGGACCTGCTCGCGGCGGACCCGGGCGACTGGGGCGGCCCCGGCGGTCTCGGCGTGCTCGTCACGCGCCCGGGCGTACGGCGCGCGCCGGACTGGCCGCAGGACGAGGACCGGTGGTTCCCCGGCGGCGTGTCGGTCCCGGCCGCGCTCGCGGCGGCGGTGGCGTTGCAGGACGCGACGGCGACGGCGGCCGACCGCGACCGGCGGCTGCGCCCGCTCGTCGACG
The sequence above is a segment of the Cellulomonas palmilytica genome. Coding sequences within it:
- a CDS encoding cysteine desulfurase family protein; this encodes MDEEQPADLGASRAPGTGPDDDRPDDRPHERTDLRSAPAPRRVVLDAGGRAPLLPSARAAFVEALDQGWADPRRLHAEGRRARALLDGAREAIAGALGARTQDVDLAPSHTAALHAAVLMVARGRRRVGADVVTSAVERAAVLHAAGFVAQRAQGEHRTVPVDRTGAVDPDTFAAALRAPGVALAALQHANGEVGTLQPLDAVHAAAREAGVPLLVDAGASVGHVPTGSSWDLLAADPGDWGGPGGLGVLVTRPGVRRAPDWPQDEDRWFPGGVSVPAALAAAVALQDATATAADRDRRLRPLVDELRGTVAARVPDVDVVGDPVRRLPHVLTFSCLYVDGEAIVSELDRRGFAVGSGSACSSSTLEPSHVLAAMGALTQGNVRVALHHATTPQDVADFLAVLPGVVADLRASLGVV